The Selenomonas sp. AB3002 genome contains a region encoding:
- a CDS encoding AAA family ATPase gives MAKHRRIPVGVDDFRQLREECYFVDKTRFIKELVDERSKVTLITRPRRFGKTLTMSMLYYFFTNENAEENRKLFAETDIASGGGRYMSEQGRRPVIFLTLNDAKQMDMGSMVQRIGRIMARTYRAFPFLAESGSPLTQAEKEYYERINDMKATREELEDSLRALSSFLYQYYGDKTVILLDEYDVPVQQGWQYHFHDDVVSFMRNFMGAAFKSNASLDFGIITGVLRIAKETIFSSLNNLEISSVVQGRFADIMGFTEDEVCTMAESLGHADRVEEIRHWYDGYTFSGQEMYNPWSVINYFQQGCQPQVFWLNTSGNAIIGEMMEHADASDEEKLLSLLSGEPVDAVVDEAVVYSDIYTNKDALYTMLLTAGYLKAIENRLDDGEHICTLAIPNREIATVYRKEVVNRYRGRMSRTDLRMVLMSIANGDAQKFSTGLQKYLEQIASFHDTANKESFYHGFLLGLTAWFLPKYRVKSNRESGYGRFDLGIFPNEPGQAGVVMEFKVADSEADLAKAAEEALAQIEQKDYLAEFREQGVDTVWKYGIAFYGKKLEMVCR, from the coding sequence ATGGCAAAACATCGCAGGATACCTGTGGGCGTTGATGATTTCAGACAGCTACGTGAAGAATGCTATTTCGTTGACAAGACAAGATTCATCAAGGAGTTGGTGGACGAACGCAGTAAGGTTACGCTTATCACACGGCCTCGTCGCTTTGGCAAGACGCTCACCATGAGTATGCTTTATTATTTCTTCACAAACGAGAATGCTGAGGAGAACCGCAAGCTATTTGCTGAGACGGATATTGCTTCTGGTGGCGGGAGGTATATGTCGGAGCAAGGGAGACGCCCTGTGATTTTTCTGACACTTAATGATGCGAAGCAGATGGATATGGGGTCCATGGTTCAGCGTATCGGTCGCATCATGGCAAGAACCTATAGAGCATTTCCTTTCCTTGCTGAGTCCGGATCGCCGCTGACACAGGCTGAAAAAGAATATTATGAGCGGATTAATGATATGAAGGCTACTCGTGAGGAACTGGAGGACAGCCTTCGTGCCTTATCGTCTTTTCTGTATCAATATTATGGGGATAAGACTGTTATCTTGTTGGATGAATATGATGTTCCTGTTCAGCAGGGGTGGCAGTACCACTTCCATGATGATGTTGTCTCCTTTATGCGTAACTTTATGGGAGCAGCCTTCAAGTCCAATGCCTCATTGGACTTTGGTATCATCACAGGGGTGCTGCGCATAGCCAAGGAGACCATCTTCAGCTCGTTGAATAATTTAGAAATCTCCAGCGTTGTACAGGGGCGATTTGCCGATATCATGGGGTTTACGGAAGATGAAGTTTGCACCATGGCAGAAAGCCTGGGACACGCTGACCGGGTTGAAGAAATAAGGCACTGGTATGATGGCTACACCTTTTCCGGGCAGGAAATGTACAACCCTTGGTCGGTAATCAACTACTTCCAACAGGGGTGCCAGCCACAGGTCTTTTGGCTGAATACTTCCGGCAATGCTATCATAGGCGAGATGATGGAACATGCCGATGCATCTGATGAAGAAAAGCTGCTATCCTTGCTGAGTGGCGAACCAGTGGATGCAGTAGTGGATGAAGCTGTGGTGTATTCTGACATATATACCAACAAGGATGCCTTATATACCATGCTGCTTACAGCAGGGTATCTGAAAGCTATAGAAAATCGGCTAGATGATGGAGAACATATATGCACCTTGGCTATCCCAAACAGGGAGATTGCCACGGTCTACCGCAAGGAAGTGGTGAACCGCTATCGTGGCAGGATGTCGCGTACTGACCTCCGCATGGTTCTTATGTCCATTGCCAATGGAGATGCGCAGAAGTTTTCTACCGGCCTACAGAAATATCTGGAACAGATTGCCAGCTTCCATGACACTGCTAATAAGGAAAGCTTCTATCATGGTTTCCTGCTAGGGCTGACGGCATGGTTCCTGCCCAAGTACCGTGTCAAGTCGAACCGTGAAAGCGGCTATGGTCGCTTTGACCTTGGGATTTTTCCAAATGAGCCGGGGCAGGCTGGCGTGGTCATGGAGTTCAAGGTGGCTGATAGTGAAGCTGACCTGGCCAAGGCTGCTGAAGAGGCATTGGCACAGATTGAACAAAAGGACTATCTGGCAGAGTTCCGGGAGCAGGGGGTTGATACTGTCTGGAAGTATGGCATTGCCTTCTACGGCAAGAAGCTGGAGATGGTTTGTAGATAG
- a CDS encoding transposase has product MLRSYLLSIWLKSTSLVDWAERLRSDESLAILSGFSHDHTPSFGAFYDFFHRLWPGCNNFLPHLRYRRKKPSKGKSNGEKSPSFDKDNAATVIKYFDGHSAGGILMTKLHIIGKIYSRVFLASSIHKDLLDVRKLVLAGDGTPVQVSNRERSHSMCDCHEKGIDNCHHKRWFSQPDANWGWDSSRNFFFYGYNLYLFTDANSGLPVFPILERASRHDLPAMLHGLACIKTFFADWNISALLLDSAHDAIAVYEMCNKTGITPFIDLNPRGTKPAEDKDYDVGNDGVPICSLGLPMKPDGTDKKRHRAKYICPKTKYAERLCLCDKRCTKSTYGRVVHISPKDNPRLFCDPQRGSPQWKQIYNKRTAAERANKRIKIDGLLEEGRHHSSMMWYIRLFAIISVIHVDAWRKRA; this is encoded by the coding sequence ATGCTGCGTTCCTACTTGCTTTCCATCTGGCTCAAGTCCACCTCTCTTGTTGATTGGGCTGAACGTCTGCGCTCTGATGAGTCTCTAGCCATACTGTCAGGCTTTTCACACGACCATACTCCATCATTCGGCGCTTTTTATGACTTCTTTCATCGCCTATGGCCAGGATGCAACAATTTCTTGCCTCACCTGCGCTACCGCAGAAAGAAACCGTCTAAAGGAAAGAGCAATGGCGAAAAGTCTCCGTCCTTCGACAAAGATAATGCTGCCACCGTCATCAAGTATTTTGATGGACACAGTGCCGGAGGCATCCTCATGACCAAGCTACACATCATCGGTAAAATCTATAGCAGGGTATTCCTGGCCAGTTCTATTCACAAAGATCTTCTGGATGTCAGGAAACTGGTTCTGGCCGGTGACGGCACTCCAGTGCAGGTTTCTAACCGTGAGCGCAGCCATTCGATGTGCGATTGCCATGAAAAGGGCATCGACAATTGCCACCATAAGCGCTGGTTTTCCCAACCAGATGCCAATTGGGGCTGGGATTCCTCCAGAAATTTCTTTTTCTATGGCTATAACCTCTATCTCTTCACGGATGCTAACTCCGGATTGCCTGTCTTCCCTATCCTGGAGCGTGCTTCCCGCCACGACCTTCCTGCCATGCTGCACGGACTTGCCTGCATCAAGACGTTCTTCGCAGACTGGAATATTTCCGCTTTGCTCCTTGATTCTGCACACGATGCAATCGCTGTGTACGAGATGTGCAACAAAACCGGCATTACGCCCTTCATAGACTTGAACCCTCGTGGCACAAAACCAGCTGAGGACAAAGACTATGATGTGGGAAATGACGGTGTGCCAATCTGTTCCCTTGGGCTTCCCATGAAACCAGATGGCACTGATAAGAAACGGCACAGAGCCAAATATATTTGTCCGAAGACAAAATACGCTGAAAGACTATGCCTGTGCGACAAGCGCTGTACCAAATCCACCTATGGCCGTGTTGTGCATATAAGCCCGAAGGATAATCCACGGCTGTTCTGCGATCCTCAACGAGGTTCACCTCAATGGAAGCAAATCTACAACAAGCGCACAGCTGCCGAACGGGCCAACAAACGCATAAAGATCGACGGGCTGCTGGAAGAAGGACGCCATCACTCTTCCATGATGTGGTATATTCGGTTATTCGCCATAATATCCGTCATCCACGTAGATGCCTGGCGTAAGCGTGCTTGA
- a CDS encoding mannose-1-phosphate guanylyltransferase/mannose-6-phosphate isomerase → MKVIILAGGGGSRLFPLSRKAYPKQFLALEDDKSLLVHTVERFMALVPAEDIILVTNESYQYHVQNELELCHADKAHIVLEPVAKNTAPAIALAAKYCESELGCSQEEVLIIAAADHVIKQQEEFSECISRAAAVAEKNAFVTFGIKPRNPETGYGYIEAGEETEGSFQVKSFKEKPDLGLAEKYVAAGNYYWNSGMFAFNLGCIMGELAAYQPEIHKLLDGHSYQEVHDTFEDMPSISIDYAVAENSKKVRMVPFSCYWNDIGSWDAMYDILPKDKHGNAVKGDCITIDCKDSLLIGHDRLIAGIGIDDLLLVESDDVIVATKKGNSQKVKDVVETLKKNHRKEATEHTTLYYYWGTSSSLGKGKNYVMRKLRIMPGKTLPLRMHYHRTEHFIVLSGTAEVQRDEKTSMIHENESVFIPQTSRYQLSNPGRIPLEIIEIRNGTYLGEDDIVEF, encoded by the coding sequence ATGAAGGTCATCATATTGGCAGGCGGTGGCGGCTCTAGGCTGTTCCCTCTTTCCCGCAAGGCGTATCCCAAACAGTTCTTGGCTTTGGAGGATGATAAGTCGCTGTTGGTGCATACCGTGGAAAGGTTTATGGCCTTGGTGCCTGCAGAAGACATCATTTTGGTTACCAATGAAAGCTATCAATACCATGTGCAGAATGAGCTGGAGCTTTGTCATGCTGACAAGGCGCACATTGTGCTGGAACCAGTGGCCAAGAATACGGCTCCGGCAATAGCGCTGGCAGCCAAGTATTGTGAAAGTGAGCTCGGCTGCAGTCAGGAGGAAGTTTTGATAATTGCTGCTGCTGATCATGTTATCAAGCAACAGGAAGAATTCTCTGAATGCATTTCTCGCGCGGCTGCTGTAGCAGAGAAGAATGCTTTCGTCACCTTTGGTATCAAGCCCCGCAATCCAGAAACTGGTTACGGTTATATAGAGGCAGGAGAAGAGACTGAGGGCAGTTTCCAGGTAAAGTCCTTCAAGGAGAAGCCGGATCTTGGATTGGCTGAGAAATATGTTGCGGCCGGCAACTATTATTGGAACTCTGGCATGTTTGCCTTCAATCTTGGCTGCATCATGGGCGAATTGGCTGCTTATCAGCCTGAGATACATAAACTCCTTGACGGGCATAGCTATCAGGAAGTTCATGATACATTTGAGGACATGCCTTCCATCTCCATTGACTATGCTGTGGCAGAGAACAGCAAGAAGGTGCGCATGGTGCCATTTTCCTGCTACTGGAATGATATAGGTTCCTGGGATGCCATGTATGATATACTGCCTAAGGACAAGCATGGCAATGCGGTCAAGGGTGACTGCATCACCATCGACTGCAAGGATTCACTCCTTATCGGTCATGACCGTCTCATTGCAGGTATTGGCATAGACGATTTGCTGTTGGTGGAGTCCGATGACGTCATTGTGGCCACCAAGAAGGGGAACTCCCAGAAGGTCAAGGACGTGGTGGAGACTCTCAAGAAGAACCACCGCAAGGAAGCTACTGAGCATACCACCCTCTATTATTACTGGGGGACGTCTTCCTCTCTAGGCAAGGGGAAAAATTATGTGATGCGTAAACTGCGCATCATGCCCGGCAAGACCTTGCCTCTGCGCATGCACTATCACCGCACAGAGCATTTTATTGTTCTTTCTGGTACAGCTGAAGTACAGCGTGATGAAAAAACTTCCATGATTCATGAGAATGAATCTGTGTTTATTCCCCAGACCTCCCGTTACCAGCTTTCTAATCCAGGCAGGATTCCTTTGGAAATCATAGAAATCCGCAACGGTACTTATCTGGGTGAGGATGATATAGTTGAATTTTGA
- the wbaP gene encoding undecaprenyl-phosphate galactose phosphotransferase WbaP, with the protein MMRKQTDDTIDTQEMRLSSRERHSHALLPLLLMCGDYLAVILSETFSLFLRRFLPGLPSPDFNIPNIYFYIIVPAIFVCFLHVMRTYIPTMAFWQLARNVFYAVLYSILMILMLMYFGKVSAVVSRLFVGFTWFFSFNLILSFRYVIKRFLNSHGLLQIPVLFVGAGRTAELVLKSFRHDAGYGYRIIGFIDDHPVSRQLARDYPILGGFVDVERIVKETAVDYVIITAPGLSNEEMLTMVDRLQPYVKHLSFVPDFIGLPVGNLEVSSLVDESMLVIGVRNNLASVWNRALKRGFDLLVSLLGMIVALPMGIVIALAIYIDSPGPVIFAHLRIGQKKKVFPCYKFRTMVPDAEEKLREYLLENPSAMEEWQDSFKLKEDPRITRVGRFLRKTSLDELPQLLNVLKGEMSLVGPRPIVRREIIKYGEYFRDFALVPPGITGMWQVNGRSDTTYAERVRMDSWYVRNWSVWIDLVYLLKTIRVVISGRGAY; encoded by the coding sequence ATGATGCGCAAGCAGACTGACGATACGATAGATACGCAGGAAATGCGTCTTTCTTCCAGAGAGAGGCATTCTCATGCGCTTTTGCCGTTGTTGCTCATGTGCGGGGATTATCTGGCAGTGATACTTTCGGAAACATTTTCCTTGTTTTTGCGACGTTTCCTGCCCGGGCTTCCCAGTCCTGATTTTAATATACCTAATATTTACTTCTATATAATAGTTCCCGCTATCTTTGTGTGCTTTTTGCATGTTATGCGGACCTATATACCTACTATGGCTTTCTGGCAACTGGCCAGAAATGTATTCTATGCCGTGCTGTACTCCATCCTTATGATTCTAATGCTCATGTATTTCGGCAAGGTCTCGGCGGTGGTATCCAGGCTTTTTGTGGGATTTACCTGGTTTTTTAGCTTCAACTTGATACTTTCTTTCCGTTATGTCATCAAACGTTTTTTGAATAGTCATGGGCTGTTGCAGATTCCCGTGCTCTTTGTGGGGGCAGGCAGAACGGCGGAGCTAGTATTGAAATCCTTCCGTCACGATGCTGGCTACGGCTATAGAATAATCGGCTTTATAGATGACCATCCTGTTTCCAGGCAGTTGGCGAGAGACTACCCTATTTTGGGTGGCTTTGTTGATGTGGAGCGTATTGTTAAGGAAACAGCTGTTGATTATGTGATAATTACAGCTCCTGGTCTTTCCAATGAGGAAATGTTGACTATGGTCGATAGATTGCAGCCATATGTGAAGCATCTATCCTTCGTACCAGACTTTATAGGTCTTCCTGTGGGCAATTTGGAAGTAAGTTCCCTGGTTGACGAGAGTATGTTGGTAATTGGGGTGCGGAACAACCTAGCCTCGGTCTGGAACCGTGCCTTGAAGAGAGGGTTTGACCTGTTGGTGTCTCTGTTGGGGATGATTGTGGCTTTACCGATGGGAATTGTTATTGCTTTAGCCATATATATCGACAGTCCTGGGCCAGTCATTTTTGCTCATTTGCGCATTGGACAAAAGAAAAAAGTGTTTCCCTGTTATAAGTTTCGCACCATGGTGCCGGATGCTGAGGAGAAATTAAGGGAGTACTTATTGGAAAATCCCAGTGCTATGGAAGAATGGCAGGACTCTTTTAAACTGAAGGAGGACCCCCGTATCACTAGGGTGGGGCGTTTCCTCCGCAAGACCAGTCTTGATGAACTGCCTCAGCTTCTTAATGTACTTAAAGGGGAAATGAGCTTAGTGGGGCCACGCCCCATTGTGCGGAGGGAAATCATTAAGTACGGTGAGTACTTCCGTGACTTTGCCCTGGTGCCTCCCGGAATAACAGGTATGTGGCAGGTCAACGGTCGCAGCGATACCACTTATGCTGAGCGGGTGCGTATGGATTCGTGGTATGTGCGGAACTGGTCTGTATGGATTGATTTAGTGTATCTGCTTAAGACTATTAGGGTAGTAATAAGCGGTCGTGGGGCATACTAA
- a CDS encoding glycosyltransferase family 2 protein, with amino-acid sequence MTEKTVPVLYLVSPCYNEQEVLLETGRRLLDKLSGLIEKNKISPKSRILLVNDGSRDKTWEIIRNLHDADARIQGVSLSRNQGHQNALLAGLMTAKDRADIVISLDADLQDDIDAIDEMVRKYCEEDCDVVYGVRKKRSTDTAFKKFTAEGFYKLVNILGGEIVYNHADYRLLSRRALEGLAEFSEVNLFLRGIVPMVGFKSDIVYYDRQERVAGESHYPLGKMLSFAVQGVTSLTVRPIRLIAEAGLALFLLSMFVLFWSIFRWYQGDTIAGWTSIVVSIWANGGLVLLSLGVIGEYIGKIYLESKHRPRYIIDEYLQ; translated from the coding sequence ATGACTGAAAAGACTGTCCCTGTTCTTTATCTGGTTTCTCCTTGCTATAATGAGCAAGAGGTTTTACTGGAGACAGGAAGGCGCTTGCTGGATAAGTTATCTGGGTTGATAGAAAAAAACAAAATCTCGCCTAAAAGCCGTATATTGTTGGTAAATGATGGCAGTAGAGATAAGACGTGGGAAATAATACGGAACCTGCACGATGCTGATGCACGCATCCAGGGAGTGTCACTTTCGCGTAACCAAGGGCATCAGAATGCCTTGCTGGCCGGTCTGATGACAGCTAAAGATAGGGCAGATATTGTAATTAGTTTGGATGCTGACCTGCAGGATGACATAGATGCCATAGATGAGATGGTACGCAAATATTGCGAGGAAGATTGTGATGTAGTGTACGGCGTAAGGAAAAAGCGGAGTACAGACACGGCATTCAAGAAGTTTACAGCTGAGGGTTTTTATAAGTTGGTCAACATACTAGGCGGAGAAATCGTTTATAATCATGCAGACTACCGTTTGCTTTCCCGCAGGGCTCTGGAGGGATTGGCTGAGTTTTCGGAAGTAAATCTTTTTCTGCGTGGAATTGTACCGATGGTGGGATTCAAGAGTGATATTGTCTACTATGACAGGCAGGAGCGCGTTGCAGGAGAAAGCCATTATCCTCTTGGCAAGATGCTCTCTTTTGCTGTGCAGGGAGTTACTTCTCTGACAGTGCGTCCCATAAGGCTGATAGCAGAAGCGGGGCTGGCTCTATTCCTTTTATCTATGTTTGTGCTATTCTGGTCTATCTTTAGGTGGTATCAGGGGGACACGATTGCTGGTTGGACTAGCATTGTGGTTTCGATATGGGCAAATGGTGGGCTAGTGTTGCTGTCTCTAGGTGTCATAGGGGAGTATATTGGCAAGATTTATCTTGAAAGCAAGCATAGGCCACGCTACATAATTGACGAGTACCTGCAGTGA
- a CDS encoding glycosyltransferase family 4 protein, which produces MNFDRVDRKMKVALVCEWLVTYAGSERVAEAILEIFPQADVYAVVDFLPEEERGWLHGKKVHTTFLQKWPVAGKHYKSYLPLMPLAIEQLDLSGYDLVISSSHCVAKGVLTGPDQLHISYVHSPMRYAWDLTHEYLRETGLDRGLKGWIARLLLHYMRIWDTRTGNGVDHFLANSGFIARRIRKVYGREAQVIYPPVDVDRFTCCEEKEDYYLTASRLVPYKRVKLIVEAFNGMPDKKLIVIGDGPEYESIRAIAGNNIEMLGYQPTEVLKEKMQHARAFVFAAEEDFGITPVEAQACGTPVIAYGKGGALETITAETGMFFTEQSAAAIREAVRSFENQNIAPAKCRKNAERFAPEVFRNSLRECVAKWS; this is translated from the coding sequence TTGAATTTTGACAGGGTGGACAGGAAAATGAAAGTGGCGCTGGTCTGTGAATGGCTGGTCACTTATGCTGGTTCGGAAAGGGTTGCGGAAGCAATCCTGGAAATCTTTCCCCAGGCTGATGTGTACGCTGTGGTGGATTTCCTCCCGGAAGAGGAGCGCGGCTGGCTGCATGGCAAGAAAGTCCATACTACTTTCCTGCAGAAGTGGCCTGTTGCAGGAAAGCATTACAAATCATATCTGCCGCTGATGCCACTGGCTATCGAGCAACTGGATTTGTCTGGCTATGACCTGGTAATCTCCAGCAGCCATTGTGTAGCCAAGGGGGTTCTGACGGGGCCGGATCAGCTGCATATTTCCTACGTCCATTCTCCCATGCGCTATGCCTGGGATCTTACTCATGAATACCTGAGAGAAACCGGACTGGACCGGGGGCTGAAAGGCTGGATAGCCAGGTTGCTACTTCATTACATGCGAATCTGGGATACACGTACGGGCAATGGCGTGGATCATTTCCTGGCCAACTCTGGCTTTATAGCCAGACGCATCAGGAAAGTCTATGGACGGGAGGCACAGGTCATCTATCCTCCGGTGGACGTAGACAGATTCACCTGTTGTGAGGAGAAGGAGGACTATTACCTCACAGCTTCAAGGCTGGTGCCGTACAAAAGAGTAAAACTTATCGTCGAAGCCTTCAATGGCATGCCAGACAAGAAACTGATAGTCATTGGAGATGGCCCCGAATATGAGAGCATCAGGGCTATAGCAGGGAACAACATAGAAATGCTGGGTTATCAGCCAACAGAAGTGCTCAAAGAAAAAATGCAGCATGCCAGAGCGTTTGTCTTTGCCGCCGAAGAAGATTTCGGCATCACCCCTGTGGAAGCCCAGGCCTGTGGTACGCCGGTCATTGCATATGGAAAAGGCGGGGCTCTGGAGACAATTACCGCAGAGACGGGAATGTTTTTTACAGAGCAAAGCGCCGCGGCTATCAGGGAGGCTGTGCGCAGCTTTGAGAATCAGAATATCGCTCCGGCCAAATGCCGGAAGAACGCCGAGCGGTTCGCTCCGGAGGTGTTCAGGAACAGCCTGAGGGAATGTGTAGCCAAATGGAGTTGA